A window from Gossypium raimondii isolate GPD5lz chromosome 7, ASM2569854v1, whole genome shotgun sequence encodes these proteins:
- the LOC105786923 gene encoding disease resistance protein RPS2 — MADNILASCISEIITQAGADVTNYARTKVNLSQSMEKNYEKLKNEALKLQALRYDYEKEVQKHQMKKTTTSSYDVWLRSVNKTLENAKILEDRYQDDQKLSYRYIHLKRRSNYSGKLERICEEIQKLVEEGNFLGGFLVDKPIEPVLKVNAPQIKGFPSLQRPLEQVLELLRNDKLKGIGIWGTLGVGKTTIMKNLNNHEEIAKMFDIVIWANVCSERSEEKLQEDISWRLKLKSEDVVHPEDVARTISEELKGKKYLLLLDEVMDSIELEDIGIPDNNNGSKVVFTTEFRHVCSSLADRLIEVRPLSPNEAWMMFQQMVSDVIDLPDIEPIARLVAKECARLPLLIKTIAGAFKSKDSVSEWRKGLKDLQKWPEIEIPGLTELHSFLKFCYDQLKDDQKRKCFLYGALYPAESKIYTDYLLECWAAEGLVGGTNERRRFQDARDEGYDTLKHLTNVSLLEKGERMIYVSMNNSIRQVALYISSQDPDCKFFTGMSEDSSDFLEENDWQQSKRIAMIDKKLRDLPDSPDCSTLLSLLLQRNPNLTEIPQSFFEHMKTLLVLDLYGTGIESLPSSLAKLKCIKGLYLNNCIHLTVLPPEVGELFRLEVLDTRGCRICFIPFHIQKLVNLRCLRVSYYKSSNPNGCHDMDIDCNVIPFLAKLEELMIDVRSYDHWCKEVADIMSQVATLKNLTTLRICFPKSEVLKTFMQHSPSWKDRQQLTSFRFFVGCRNRKRPQILEYFKYKINRYLGYCQGNHGDNSIICDLLPETDALELVEHKDITSLLDFVNVASFNRIRGCLIEKCNKMTTIADGDMVEGGIILPKLEQLHLTNLQSLQTVFRGTLSTESLSKLHTIVVSSCPMLRKLFSHGVIQRLSKLQKLVIQNCVKMEELIDEQVSTVFPTLETLILIEMPKLRTLSVDMSLTWPSLKELQVYKCPELKSLPFDKDNVAKLKSIETEKVWWEALYWPENGVKEQLQLICNLR; from the coding sequence ATGGCAGACAACATACTAGCTTCTTGCATCTCCGAAATCATAACGCAGGCTGGTGCAGATGTAACTAATTATGCTAGAACCAAGGTCAATTTATCGCAAAGCATGGAGAAAAACTACGAAAAGTTGAAAAACGAAGCGTTGAAGCTCCAGGCTTTGAGGTATGATTACGAGAAGGAAGTCCAAAAACATCAAATGAAGAAGACAACTACTAGCAGTTACGATGTGTGGCTTCGCAGTGTTAACAAGACACTTGAGAATGCAAAGATATTGGAAGATCGATACCAAGACGATCAAAAGCTTTCATACCGGTACATTCATCTCAAGCGACGATCGAATTATAGTGGGAAATTGGAGAGAATATGTGAAGAAATTCAGAAACTTGTGGAAGAAGGCAATTTTCTTGGAGGTTTTTTGGTTGATAAGCCGATTGAACCTGTTTTAAAGGTGAATGCACCTCAGATCAAAGGGTTTCCTAGTCTTCAGAGGCCATTGGAGCAAGTATTGGAGCTtttaagaaatgataaattgaaGGGTATTGGTATTTGGGGTACATTAGGAGTAGGGAAAACAACAATAATGAAGAACTTGAATAACCATGAAGAAATTGCCAAAATGTTCGATATAGTTATTTGGGCGAATGTTTGTAGTGAAAGGAGTGAAGAGAAGTTGCAGGAGGATATTTCGTGGCGACTTAAGTTAAAATCGGAAGACGTTGTACATCCCGAGGATGTGGCCAGAACGATATCAGAAGAGCTGAAAGGCAAGAAGTATTTGCTGCTTTTGGATGAGGTGATGGACTCAATTGAGTTGGAAGATATTGGAATCCCAGACAACAATAATGGTAGCAAAGTGGTGTTTACGACTGAATTTCGTCATGTTTGTTCTTCGCTGGCAGATAGATTGATCGAGGTTCGGCCGCTGTCACCGAACGAGGCATGGATGATGTTTCAGCAGATGGTAAGTGATGTTATAGATCTTCCTGATATCGAACCGATTGCTCGGCTTGTAGCTAAAGAATGTGCTCGACTTCCACTTCTGATCAAGACAATTGCAGGCGCTTTCAAGTCAAAAGATAGTGTTTCTGAATGGAGGAAAGGATTAAAAGACCTACAAAAATGGCCCGAGATCGAGATCCCTGGCTTAACGGAACTGCATTCGTTCTTGAAGTTCTGTTATGATCAACTAAAGGATGATCAGAAAAGAAAATGCTTCTTATATGGTGCATTGTATCCAGCTGAGAGTAAGATTTATACCGACTATTTACTTGAGTGTTGGGCTGCCGAAGGACTCGTTGGCGGCACCAATGAGCGGAGGAGATTCCAGGATGCACGCGACGAAGGGTACGACACATTGAAGCATTTGACTAATGTATCATTGCTAGAGAAAGGCGAAAGGATGATTTACGTTTCGATGAACAACAGCATCCGACAGGTCGCATTGTACATTTCGTCGCAAGATCCGGATTGTAAGTTTTTCACCGGAATGAGTGAAGATTCATCGGATTTCTTAGAAGAAAATGATTGGCAACAATCTAAGAGGATTGCCATGATAGACAAAAAGTTACGAGACTTGCCCGATAGCCCGGATTGTAGCACACTTTTGTCACTATTACTGCAGAGAAAtccaaatttgactgaaatccCACAATCTTTCTTTGAGCATATGAAGACACTGTTGGTGTTGGATCTATATGGAACTGGGATTGAATCACTTCCATCATCTTTAGCGAAGTTAAAATGTATCAAGGGGCTTTACTTAAACAATTGCATCCATTTAACAGTGTTGCCGCCCGAAGTCGGAGAACTTTTTCGTCTCGAGGTGCTCGATACTAGAGGCTGCAGGATATGTTTCATTCCGTTTCATATCCAAAAACTGGTGAACTTAAGGTGCTTGAGAGTGTCTTACTATAAATCTAGCAATCCCAATGGTTGTCATGATATGGACATCGATTGCAATGTGATTCCGTTTCTTGCCAAACTCGAAGAACTAATGATCGACGTGCGGTCTTACGATCATTGGTGCAAGGAAGTTGCAGATATAATGAGTCAGGTTGCTACCTTGAAGAATCTAACTACTCTTCGGATTTGCTTCCCGAAATCAGAAGTTCTCAAGACATTTATGCAGCATAGTCCATCATGGAAGGACCGGCAACAATTGACTTCCTTCCGGTTCTTTGTTGGTTGCCGAAACCGGAAACGTCCTCAAATCCTCGAGTACTTTAAGTACAAAATCAATAGGTATTTAGGATATTGCCAAGGCAACCACGGTGATAACTCGATAATTTGTGATCTGCTTCCTGAAACTGATGCATTAGAATTGGTTGAACACAAAGATATCACAAGTCTACTGGATTTTGTGAATGTTGCTAGCTTTAACCGCATTCGTGGCTGTCTAATCGAAAAGTGTAACAAAATGACTACCATTGCAGACGGTGACATGGTCGAAGGTGGCATCATCCTACCAAAACTAGAACAACTGCATTTAACGAATTTGCAGAGTTTGCAAACCGTTTTTCGGGGCACCCTTTCGACTGAAAGCCTTTCCAAATTGCATACAATAGTGGTCTCAAGCTGTCCAATGTTGAGAAAACTTTTCTCTCACGGGGTGATTCAACGACTATCAAAACTCCAGAAACTAGTAATTCAAAACTGCGTCAAAATGGAAGAGCTAATCGATGAACAAGTTTCGACCGTGTTTCCGACTCTAGAGACTTTGATACTGATTGAGATGCCTAAGCTAAGGACATTATCGGTTGATATGTCATTAACTTGGCCTTCATTGAAAGAGCTTCAAGTTTACAAGTGTCCTGAATTGAAATCACTACCTTTTGATAAAGACAATGTAGCAAAACTGAAATCCATTGAAACAGAAAAGGTATGGTGGGAAGCATTATATTGGCCGGAAAACGGTGTCAAAGAACAGCTTCAACTGATCTGCAATCTAAGGTAA
- the LOC105786915 gene encoding ASC1-like protein 1 produces the protein MGLFGLLSSVNWDSEFYPQLTDFVYLPFFALFFLSVRLFLDNFIFENLAKRLVLGKGHTLHDVQKHDNRKKLNKFKESAWKCVYFFSSELLSIYVAYGEPWLTNSKYFWEGPGKQVWPEQKIKLKLKAYYTYAGGFYTYALFALIFWETRRSDFLVTMVHHIATIILIVLSYVCRFARVGIVTLALHEGSDVFLETAKMSKYSGLEWLASVAFVLFALSWTILRVLLFPFWIIRSTTYEVLLTLDKEKHMVDGSIYYYLFNTLLFCLLVVHIYWWILMIRVIMRQVKSGGQVDDVRSDSEGEDEHED, from the exons ATGGGTCTTTTTGGTTTGCTTAGTTCCGTCAACTGGGACTCTGAGTTTTACCCACAGCTCACTGATTTCGTTTACCTCCCTTTCTTTgctcttttcttcctttctgTTAGGCTTTTCCTAGACAATTTTATCTTTGAG AATTTAGCTAAGAGACTGGTCCTTGGTAAAGGCCACACCTTACATGATGTTCAGAAGCATGATAACAGgaagaaactcaataaattcAAAGAGTCAGCATGGAAATGtgtctattttttttcatcagAGTTATTATCTATATATGTTGCCTATGGTGAGCCTTGGCTTACCAATAGCAAGTACTTTTGGGAAGGGCCTGGAAAACAGGTTTGGCCTGAACAAAAAATTAA ATTGAAGTTAAAAGCATATTACACATATGCGGGTGGGTTCTATACATACGCCCTATTTGCTTTGATTTTTTGGGAGACAAGACGTTCAGACTTTTTGGTGACCATGGTTCACCACATAGCAACTATAATTCTCATAGTTCTATCTTACGTCTGCAG GTTTGCTCGTGTAGGTATAGTTACTTTAGCCCTTCATGAAGGGAGTGATGTGTTCCTAGAAACTGCAAAGATGTCAAAATATAGTGGCTTGGAATGGCTTGCTAGTGTCGCATTTGTTCTTTTTGCTCTCTCTTGGACCATTCTACGCGTGTTATTATTTCCATTCTGGATAATCCGGAGTACAAC CTATGAAGTTCTTTTAACATTGGATAAGGAGAAGCACATGGTGGATGGATCTATATACTACTATTTGTTTAATACTCTTCTTTTCTGCTTGCTTGTTGTTCATATTTATTGGTGGATCTTGATGATACGAGTGATTATGAGACAAGTCAAATCCGGCGGACAGGTTGATGATGTTCGATCAG ATTCTGAAGGCGAGGATGAACATGAGGATTGA